ctaaaaacattctaaaatccccctggataggcctgccggaagagatcagtcttcatagctttcttgaatgctaatagactgtcaagttgatgagtctcctctggcaggccattccattccacagtctgagagaggcagaagagaaggtcctctgggtaatacccatcagtcTAACTGCTGCCATCAGAGATACACTTGTTGGTAATGTGAGAGAGTATTTCTTTGGGTCGCAAGCTGCAGAGCCTCCTCCCAAAGGAGGCTAGGTTCACTGCTTCTCTGCTATCCTTCTGACGACAGGCTAAGACTGCttgattcaagaaggcctttggcctgtaaatGGGTCTGTGTGtagggtgctgtttttattctgtaatggTTGTATTTGCATTGTatgttagggcgcaatcctatgactTCTGCccttgaactcagaggcttatgaacATTCAGTGCAGAGCAAGAGGAGAGGCAGAAATGTTTAACTCTGCCACTCCTCCcgttcccagggccggtgccagactattttgcgccctaggcaaggtacttgtgcatacacacacaccccacaaaattcccaacttcgatttttaagaacaggtgttttgtagaaaaaataaaaaagcacaaaacttgaacttaagttttttcttaaaacagctaatttgtataaaactgtgacccttaaaggtcaatACGGCGCCCCtttgaggtctgcgccctaggcggctgcctggttgacctaatggtagcgctggccctgcccgttctgcattttcgctagacgggttttttgcctgtctagctgggccattctgcagagggagaggaggctggagaggtcttgggatagcttgtatcctagCCTCTCTAGTCTCCTCACCTCCCTGCCTATCGGAACACCCCCTTTACACCTCTCCAAGGTCCCAACCTCCAAGAGGCAGGTGGTGCAATTCTTTCTGCCCTGACTgtgagggggatggggggggggaggaaacacaGATTCCCAGATCAAAGGTCGGAGCGCCTTCTCTGACCACAGATCTAGGAACCCAAAGTATCATATCACCATCTAGATACTACCTACAGGTCATAGGGTTATTCCCTAAGGTAACTCAGGGACTTACAAGTATCCAACACAGGACGAGCGGAGGGGATCCGCTCCTCTTGCTTTGTCTGCCATGCAGTTGTTGTTAGATGCTTGAGTTTGAGCGCCTACCCTAGGAGTGGGATGGAGGAGGCTATGTGTTGCATAGAAAGCTGTCTAAAGCAGCTCCTGGAGTGTCCTGTCCTCCCCACCTCTgggaccccccctttttttttttgccctcccTTACAAGCATGGAGAAGcagctgcactggctgtgagAGGGACCGGTGCTAGTTTCCGGGCTCCAGCCTCAGAGTACTGTCTTCTAGCTTGgagccatgtacattgatggtgctatataaataaataataataacaataaaaaccgAAATATCCCATGTACCCGCCCCAGACCTTGTCGAGGGaaaataggattgctcccttaattgttttaatcaattttaaattgtttctgtCAGCCAACTTGAGTGCCATTGGTTTGGCAGAAACGCAGGACATGaatcaaatcaataaacaaataagGCGATAAAGCGTAAGAATGCTGACAGAGCCGATATTTCCTCTTTTCtcttgttataaataaataaatattcgtcTCTCTGAATTGAGGCCCTCCCCGCGTGCGTGGCCGGCGGCTGTTGGGGGAGAGCTTGGAAAACCGCATTCACAAAAGCGACTTTTGttgcaaacacacaaacaaaccctTTCCCCCGGACAGCAGGAGAACCTGTTGTTAACTTCCCAGTTAGTTAAGGAAAAACAAGCATTTCGGGTGGTTTCGCTCCGCAAGGACATTGCGAAAGAGTCCTCTGAACTTTGAACCGCCTCTGAAATCCCGGAGATAAAGAGGCGAAGTATAAATATCAGGGAACTGCAGCCGCCGCTGTTTATATTCTTGTTTTTTACTTGCAAGGACTGGAAGCGTACAAGCCAAGTTGCAAAGCAGGCAAGCGAAGGGCGGGGTCCgggtaagtctgttttttttcGTGTTAAGTCAAGCTGGCTTTCCGATTTTTGCAGATGCTGAGGCACGGGATTGCACTGGAGTTTGCAAATACTTGAAATATTTAaatttttgcaatttttaaaGTTTACTTAAAAATCCTCCCCCTCTTTAGTGTGTAGTATATTCCTAATGGAGTATTCCTATAGAAGCCGAAGTGCACTACCGGATTCAGTGAGTTGAATCGGGAAAAGATTCAATGCTTATATATCGTGCCTGCTTAAAACTAGTCTACAAAGCGTTGTGTTCTAGGACTTTTAAGCCATAGAAGTTAACTTTAATATTGGACGCTTTACACTACAGTCCtgtgcaagtctactcagaagtacttcCCACTGAATTCTGTAAAGCTTACTTTCAGGTAGGAGTGTATAGGATCGTAGCCGTATTGTTCGGATCGATATATATCATATGTTCCATGAACTCATTACATTCGCCTAATATTTTGTGTGTGCGCGTACGAGTGTAGACTTGTACGTTCCACCGGATAAAATTCTCAGACTTTGgaaagaaaagaggacagggtgtGGTATAATACGCACAATAGGGATTTCTGGAAATTAAAAAAGTTCTTACTGAATGTAACTTCTGTTCAGGCTTACCAGaatagaggggtgggggaatacagagaaaggaaattaaatttggcattaacagtgcaatcctgtacatgtctgctcagaagtaagccccacaatcctgtacaagtctactcagaagtaagtggaatttactcctgggtaagtgggcatgggattgcagcttaaaagtgtttattattttctcttccagtgcgatcctatgcattcTTAATGTTaacattgagctcagtgggacttacttctgagtaaatggaTCAGGCTGCACATCTCTTTAGTTTTGTCTGTAATGAGTCCCATAATTTTAACCTTCAGTTCACATCGGTGGGAACACAGTAGCTTGATTTCTTAGTAATCAAGAATGCTACATTCTGAAGAGGtagaaaatgtatttttgaaagaaaaaaatatttacaaatgagGAAAGCCTGAACATGGTGAATTCTGAAATACCCTCTTGAATTAAATGTAATGCAAAATAATTTCTTTGTTGATACCGTTTTAATGTTTACCAAAGGGATTGGAGGAGAATGCCCTTAAAAAGAAGTACTGAACAAAGTTCTCTGAGTGTGTTTATTCCAGAGGACTTTGCCACAGCCCCGCATGGTGTCATCGCTTATAACCTTCATCCAGAATTCCACTCCTTCCTTTaccttgttttctttgttttgcagCTGCAGCCCAGCCATGTGGGTTAGGCTGGGGCTTGCCTTGGCTCTCTGTCTCCTCCCAGGAGGAGGAACGGAGAGCCAGGGTTCAAGTGCCCGTTGTAAAGAGCCTCCAGAATGGCATATCGGGGAGCAAAATCCAATGCTGGACTCCAAAGGTTCTGTGACGGTGGTAGCCCTCCTCCAAGCTAGCTGATACTTGTGCCTGTTGCAGGCTTCCAGGTAAGGACAATCTGAAATTCTGTAATTTGACGGAGGAGATCAGATTGGGTTTTGTTCTTAAAATTGAGGCATTTGTTCAGTGACAGTtgggaaaagaaacaaatttgtGGAGCTTTAACTTATCCTACATCCTGCGTCCTTCGTGGAATTTAACAGGGCTCCAAACATAATCCCGGTCTTCGATTTTTGTATGCTTCTTGTGTTTTCTCACccgctcttccatcttttttcttacgaGAAAAAAGTCAGTTAATAAGGGAAAGCTctgcaatgccttttgattggtagcactaggttCCCTCCTTCTGAAAGCATCCTCTGAATGGGTTCATATTACCCTTGCAAAGTTATTTTTGGCTCTGAAACTAGCAGTGCTGGTTTCATGGTTCAGAATCTATATGGCTTTGTGTAATAACgaagctcctccttctcctccagtcCTATaagtttcatttttcatttttgaacTTCATCCAAGCTTGATTTCTGAACAGTTAACTAGTGAGAGCCCTGTACTACAGAGTACCACAAGTTTCTTGAGGTTGGTTTTTAATCCAGGTCATTCGATCTCTCGTGATTTTTCAAGTCACTTCTAATGTTCTGTTGCAGGCTTCCAGGAGGGATTCCCATTTCTCATAGCACTGTTTATTGTTACTTGGAAAATCAAgtatggctgtccaactgcattATGAGTGCCAATGTGCAAGATATCCCTGTATTTTGTGAATCAGGAAAGGACGGCCTCCAAAGCTTTACATAGAGGAGCAACTTGAGACACACAAACACTTTTCCTACCATATAGTACAAAAGGTTTTGGTGGCCAGGCAAAAATCCCCAGGTTTGTTCATAAAGGAGAAAATGTGTGGGAACAGGTTGCTTCTGTCCACTGCAGTGCAAACTAACAGTAGCCGTACCTGTGTTTTGGTGGGCAAGAAGGAGCTGCCAAATGATCTTCTGCTTTTGTCCTCCAGATGCATGCAGCCTGGGGCTTGCACAGAAGTTGCAGAAAGAGTGGGAAATGGCTGatataggccgtttctacacctgccttacCCCTCAGGTTCCTCTGGATCgttcctctgcatccaaatgacacacaggggatcaggcagggattatacctccattttcttgggataacccttaggtgtagaaagcatTATACACAACCTCCaacctccattaaaaaaaagtaaaataaaatggtaTATCGTCACTAATTTTCAAGCATTGATGTAAAGCCTTTGTAAAGGGGGTGGGAGCTCCAAGGCTTTTTAATCATAAATGTGGGGAAACTTTTCCAACAGTACTTGTTCTAAAATAAATGTCTTAAATCAAGAAGGACCAGGTTTTTCCCAAATGGTACTGAAATCCTCATGAGTAAATACTAAAACATAAACCtattcaaggatttttttttggggggaccaAAGCAAGCAAACCAACCAATCCTAATACAGCTACTTCCAAAGCTAGAGGTTTTGGTATTTGTGATGCTTTGAATCAGACATAATTGAGTGCATGAGATTTTTTGCAATACCCTTGAAGCTGACGTAATATGTTACAAATAATAATGGCATATTAAAGATTTGGAGAAGCCACTATTTacttagaaacacacacacacctaaaggAAAGAAGATGGTTTGGATAAGATAATCAccttaagcctatgcggcagggtcttgctatttactgtgttatctgtacagcaccatgtacattgatggtgctatataaataaataaataaataaataaataaataaataaatataataataataataattctctttatACCAATTAGACTGGAAGACCTGCGACTGAAGCTGGAAAGTGATGGGTTGATCAACGTCTCCTTTGTGGTGATCAATCACCAAGGACATCATTCCCAGCTGAAGTATCACCACCTAAGAGAGAAGGTTTCAGAGAACATTCCTGTATACCAGCAGGATGCGAAACAGCCTGATGTCTGGTCTGCTCTAAATGGAAAGAAGGATGACTTCCTGATTTATGACAGGTCTGTCTATAAATGGGAAGCTAAGAAAGTTAAAATCAGATGGATCGTCATACACCACAACATGTATCTTATTGTAATGAATTTCATATAGAAAGCTGGATGTAAAAGTGAAGAGTTCTAACCTTGCCTTCTCCCTGCCACACTGTTCTATATGCAAAGATTTAAGTTTATTAATGTCATTAATGTAGGGTGATACATTCTTTCATGTAAGCCCCCACTGAATGGTATGGTGTGAACTAGGCTTATGGgacaagaacataggaagagcagtGCTCAGTTAGTTTAAAGGCATATCTGGTCCAGTGTTTTGTTTGCATAGTGGCCCATCAGCTTcctgtgggaagctcacaagtaggactaAAATGTCAGAGCATTCTCATGCCCATACGGTTTTCCCAGCTGCTTATATTCAGGGACTTATTGTCTCCAGCCCTgaagataatatatagccatcataactagtagctaTTGAAAGCCTTACCCTCATTGAATTAGATTTTGTTGCTTTCAAGGATTTTTGACAGGAAAGAACTCCCTGCACTCGGAACAGGCATGGCAAGAGAAGATGCCTGGATTCCAGCAGTGCTGTGATCACAGGGAGGAAGTGATTTGATGTGTTCTTGTAATAAAAGTCAGTTGAAAATGCCCTCCGCCTCAAAACCTTATTGGATTGGATTGATGCAGCAGTGAAGTGCTTGCAGTACCATAGATCTTTTCTGACACAAATTCATTTTTCAGTTTCATCAAGATGAATTTCATGAATTGACTTTATAACTTGGGTACCTCTCTTATTAGGTGTGGCCGCCTTGTGTATCACCTTGGTTTGCCTTACTCCTATCTGAGTTTTCCTTATGTGGAAGAAGCCATTCAGATCACATACTGTGAATCCAAATGTGGAAACTGCTCTTACCTGGTAGGTATTTACTTTATTCTCCTCTCCTTCGTGTATGTGGGGAGTAACTGGGGTGTTTGCATAATGGATGTggggcagggtgggcaacttgtggttctccaggtgttttgacctacaactcccattaatctcaccattggctagggctgatgggagttgtaggataaaaCAATTCTCCACCTCTGGTGTGGGGCATGCTGCATCTTGGAAGCTTCTGCTCTCTGGATGCTATGGGCTTAAGGGAAGTCCTGCCCAAAGGCAGACAATTGAGCTCCTCCTACGCTGATGATGGATTCATGTGTCCAGCTTTCCCAATTGCACACCGACTGCATAGCCGTTCTATTAAGAACTTCTAACGGAATTCAGTTCTATGAACAGCTCCCACATATGAGGCCCAGATAGCACCTTGTTATTCTATCACTGGAGTTGAGCAGGCCTGGGCCATGCTTGTACCATGAGTGGGAGAACTCCTGGAAACCCGTATACATCTCCTTGGAAGAATAAAGTGTCTATACAACAATGCTTTGCAGCgtattccctcaaaaccccgcaacatcactgctgtggggtgggaatgATAGATTTAGATGGCAGGAGGAAGCGTGGGCTATCCAGCCAAATAACCGCAGCGCCTGTAGCCATTCAGCTCGTCAAGCCCGCCCCTGTCCTGTCTTCTCGCGCTTACCCTGGACTTGCATCCGACCTCAGCAATGCCCAATGACTTAACCCGAGCTGAAGCCACCACTAACAGACTGCgaaacaacatggtgaccttggagcaacaacagcaaaaattgtggtaaaaccacactgcaaaaaaGCCAGTTTCGGGGGTGGAAGCCCAATGTGGCTATAcattggcagctgcgtcatataaacagtgCAGTGCCACTGTTCAGCTATGAGGGGATAAACAGACCATAATGATACTCCCTAGCAGAATGAGTAAATAAGGTGTTTGGTCCCCAGCCATCATGCAAATGGAAATCctcatttttaaatgttctggCACATGGCCAAAGAACTACAAAATGCTGGATATTTTGTCAAATAAGAAATCCATGATCTCAGCATGGTGCAGTTTCAGAAATTACTGGGGAGaggtggagaggagagaaaatATGCATTTACATCTTTCAAGGACTACATAAATCTGAAGGTTTATAACTAAAGTAGCAAGTATTGTTTTAGAGAAAAATTAAGCTTAACAATATTAGTTTGTTTAATCTGATTTGAACTTGTATTTTAAGATGAAATAGTATATAAGAATCAGTTgagattttgtatatttttaaacagaCACACCTATTTACCGAACCTGCGGGCGTTTACATTTTGTGAACTTTTTCCTTCCAGACACCAGAGGATGAAGAAATATGCAAGAACATATCAAAGAAACAAGACGAGAAGCTAACCGAAGCAGCACTTCCTCCCTCGCGTCACGAGTCGCCTCCTCATGGGCATCATGGCCGTGGGCATCATGGTCATAGACATCGGTCCCCACAGAACAACCGACGACATAACAGCAGGCTTACGGGGCAAAATAGAGAGGGTCAGGCAGGAAGCCAGGATGTTGTAGAACCTGTCCCACAGGAAGTAGCTGTGGAGATTCCCCCACAAGGGAAAAGGCTTTGACGAAAAGGAAATGCAATCTGTAACCGACAGTTGAGCTGAAGCTGGCAAAAGCAGTTAGGCTCTACTACAGGTAGCTGATGCTGTCACTGTCGGCACTTGCTGTTTGAAGATCTGCGTAGCATAGCTGCCTGACACTGTCGCGGGGAGCTCCCGTCTTCCTGCAGGTGACATGGGCAGCTGTTGGCGGAGAATATCACTGAGTCTTGTCAGTGACGGCTGCCAACAGCTGCTTGATGGTCACAAGCAGCAAGTGAGCATGAAACCTCAGACACCTGACAATGAGCCGGAAGGGCGGAAAACTGAGCCTGAAAAACAGTCTAAACATCTTAAACACTAGGGAAGAGTCCTCAATTTAGAACGCGCTCTGTGATAATGCAGGTATTGATACTATCAGATTTACCAAATTGTTTGAAAGATCTTATCAAAGACAACAAAAGGGAGTTAAAATACCATGAGTGACTATTAAAATTGGGATCTTCCTCTCAGTACCATTATGTGAATGTTTTGGGGTAAAAAGCAATCTATGCAGCTCAATCCATAAACCAATTACATCAGATGACTTGAGTTTCAGCTATATTTGTTCAGCTGTAGTCAAGTGCTGTTGCTTAACTGATTTGGTATTGAGTTGTCTGGGTCAGCTGACTACAACAAAACATTCTCATTATGGTATGGGATTGTTTTTCAGTGCCAGTTCAAAGTGTTTCCAGTGTTTGGTTAGCTTGTCTTTCTTGTTTCCTTTTCTACCATTCTGTTTGCTTTCGTGAAGACAGACGCAGAAACTATAACCTAGGGGCCTCTGTTTGATATATAGCAACCAAGAACAGGAGAGGATAAGAAAAGACAAATTAACTAGCTTTTAAACTGTG
This Elgaria multicarinata webbii isolate HBS135686 ecotype San Diego chromosome 6, rElgMul1.1.pri, whole genome shotgun sequence DNA region includes the following protein-coding sequences:
- the SELENOP gene encoding selenoprotein P isoform X1; protein product: MWVRLGLALALCLLPGGGTESQGSSARCKEPPEWHIGEQNPMLDSKGSVTVVALLQASUYLCLLQASRLEDLRLKLESDGLINVSFVVINHQGHHSQLKYHHLREKVSENIPVYQQDAKQPDVWSALNGKKDDFLIYDRCGRLVYHLGLPYSYLSFPYVEEAIQITYCESKCGNCSYLTPEDEEICKNISKKQDEKLTEAALPPSRHESPPHGHHGRGHHGHRHRSPQNNRRHNSRLTGQNREGQAGSQDVVEPVPQEVAVEIPPQGKRLURKGNAICNRQLSUSWQKQLGSTTGSUCCHCRHLLFEDLRSIAAUHCRGELPSSCRUHGQLLAENITESCQURLPTAA
- the SELENOP gene encoding selenoprotein P isoform X2; the protein is MWVRLGLALALCLLPGGGTESQGSSARCKEPPEWHIGEQNPMLDSKGSVTVVALLQASUYLCLLQASRLEDLRLKLESDGLINVSFVVINHQGHHSQLKYHHLREKVSENIPVYQQDAKQPDVWSALNGKKDDFLIYDRCGRLVYHLGLPYSYLSFPYVEEAIQITYCESKCGNCSYLTPEDEEICKNISKKQDEKLTEAALPPSRHESPPHGHHGRGHHGHRHRSPQNNRRHNSRLTGQNREGQAGSQDVVEPVPQEVAVEIPPQGKRL